A genomic stretch from Corynebacterium terpenotabidum Y-11 includes:
- the gabT gene encoding 4-aminobutyrate--2-oxoglutarate transaminase yields MQDLPSRLPQQRSIVTDQLPGPVSAALAARTAASVPRGIAPSLAAYVVDADGGVLVDADGNSFIDFASGIAVTSVGASNAKVVDAVAAAAAHFTHTNFTTSPYQSYVDVAEKLNEITPGDHDKRTVLLNSGAEAVENAVKIARAFTGKPAVAVMDRAYHGRTNLTMAMTAKNVPYKSGFGPFASDVYRVPMSYPLRDQLTGPEAAERTIWTMEKEIGSENLSCVVIEPIQGEGGFIAPAEGFLPAIAEWCRANGVVFIADEIQAGMCRTGDWFAVNHENVVPDILTIAKGVAGGMPLSAVTGRAEIMDASGPGSLGGTYAGNPVACAAALAAIDEMETHDLAGRAREIEGIVREVLEPLVDETAGRVAEVRGRGAMLAVEITGADGRPDAAAVKKVAAACQAAGVLILTCGLDGNVIRLLPALVISESLLRDGLTVLAAALRSEVGV; encoded by the coding sequence ATGCAGGACCTTCCCTCCCGTCTCCCGCAGCAGCGGAGCATCGTCACCGACCAGCTGCCCGGACCCGTCTCCGCCGCGCTGGCCGCGCGCACCGCGGCGTCCGTCCCCCGCGGCATCGCCCCGTCGCTGGCCGCCTACGTTGTCGACGCCGACGGTGGCGTCCTCGTGGACGCCGACGGTAACTCCTTCATCGACTTCGCCTCCGGCATCGCCGTGACCTCCGTCGGCGCCTCCAATGCGAAGGTGGTGGACGCCGTGGCCGCCGCCGCCGCCCACTTCACCCACACCAACTTCACCACCTCGCCGTACCAGTCCTACGTCGACGTCGCCGAGAAGCTCAACGAGATCACCCCGGGTGACCACGACAAGCGCACCGTCCTGCTGAACTCCGGTGCCGAGGCCGTCGAAAACGCGGTGAAGATCGCCCGTGCCTTCACCGGGAAGCCCGCCGTCGCCGTCATGGACCGCGCCTACCACGGCCGCACCAACCTCACCATGGCCATGACCGCGAAGAACGTGCCCTACAAGTCCGGTTTCGGCCCCTTCGCCTCCGACGTCTACCGCGTCCCGATGAGCTACCCGCTGCGCGACCAGCTCACCGGACCGGAGGCCGCCGAGCGCACCATCTGGACGATGGAGAAGGAGATCGGGTCGGAGAACCTCTCCTGTGTCGTCATCGAACCGATCCAGGGTGAGGGCGGTTTCATCGCCCCGGCCGAGGGCTTCCTCCCGGCGATCGCCGAGTGGTGCCGCGCCAACGGCGTGGTCTTCATCGCCGATGAGATCCAGGCCGGCATGTGCCGCACCGGCGACTGGTTCGCCGTCAACCACGAGAACGTCGTCCCCGACATCCTCACCATCGCTAAGGGCGTCGCCGGTGGCATGCCGCTGTCCGCGGTCACCGGCCGCGCCGAGATCATGGACGCCTCCGGCCCCGGATCCCTCGGTGGCACCTACGCCGGCAACCCGGTCGCCTGCGCTGCCGCTCTCGCCGCCATCGACGAGATGGAGACCCACGACCTGGCCGGACGCGCCCGCGAGATCGAGGGCATCGTCCGCGAGGTGCTGGAGCCCCTGGTCGATGAGACCGCCGGACGCGTCGCCGAGGTCCGCGGCCGCGGTGCGATGCTCGCCGTCGAGATCACCGGCGCGGACGGACGTCCGGACGCCGCGGCCGTGAAGAAGGTCGCCGCCGCCTGCCAGGCCGCCGGCGTGCTGATCCTCACCTGCGGCCTCGACGGCAACGTCATCCGGCTGCTGCCCGCCCTGGTCATCTCCGAGTCGCTGCTGCGCGACGGGCTCACCGTGCTCGCCGCCGCACTGCGCAGTGAGGTGGGTGTCTGA
- a CDS encoding amino acid permease has product MDGTQRDPRGTHDAQDAQSPPQIQGERGRTRKEAKKLANRHVTLIALGGIIGSSLFIGSGNIIRSTGPAAILSYLLGGVLVYLAMKMLGEMASHRPAVGSFMDYAKDGLGDGASYLVGWLYWYFWVGVLAYEAVIGGETLHGWFTAVPTWAWSLILLAVFVGSNAVSTRGFGEVEFWLAGVKVIAVIVFLIAGTLFALGLWPNSDFSVQHLWDHGGFAPNGVGQALTGVAIVIFAYFGTEIAVMAAAESEDPGKAVTRATNTVVWRILLFFVGSVALIVMIVPWDELPEPTDVASAPFTYVFELFGLPGAATVMQLIIFTAVLSVLNSGLYSASRMLAAMGDQGFAPKAVTVRNRRGVPLVALVASTVGGVAATIVNFAFPDTGIFDFIMNSSGLVALFVYVIIALTHWNMRRKMTPAEVGALEMKAPLYPWVNLLLIAGVIAVFIVMVVQESSRTQVWTSLIATGVVVVLWPLVKRNLATRRDGQGDAR; this is encoded by the coding sequence ATGGACGGCACACAACGCGACCCCCGGGGTACGCACGACGCACAGGACGCCCAGAGCCCACCGCAGATCCAGGGTGAGCGCGGCCGGACCCGGAAGGAAGCGAAGAAGCTCGCCAACCGGCATGTCACGCTGATCGCCCTCGGCGGCATCATCGGCTCGAGCCTGTTCATCGGTTCCGGCAACATCATCCGCTCCACCGGGCCGGCGGCGATCCTGTCGTACCTGCTCGGCGGGGTGCTGGTGTACCTGGCGATGAAGATGCTCGGGGAGATGGCCTCCCACCGGCCCGCGGTCGGCTCCTTCATGGACTATGCGAAGGACGGCCTCGGCGACGGGGCGTCCTACCTCGTCGGGTGGCTGTACTGGTACTTCTGGGTCGGCGTGCTGGCCTATGAGGCCGTCATCGGCGGGGAGACCCTGCACGGCTGGTTCACCGCCGTGCCGACCTGGGCCTGGTCACTGATTCTGCTGGCCGTGTTCGTCGGCTCCAATGCGGTCTCCACCCGCGGCTTCGGCGAGGTCGAGTTCTGGCTCGCCGGCGTGAAGGTCATCGCCGTCATCGTTTTCCTCATCGCCGGTACGCTCTTCGCGCTCGGCCTGTGGCCGAACTCGGACTTCAGCGTCCAGCACCTCTGGGACCACGGCGGGTTCGCCCCGAACGGGGTCGGCCAGGCGCTGACCGGTGTGGCGATCGTGATCTTCGCCTACTTCGGTACCGAGATCGCCGTGATGGCCGCCGCGGAATCCGAGGATCCGGGCAAGGCCGTGACGCGGGCGACGAACACCGTCGTGTGGCGCATCCTGCTGTTCTTCGTCGGCTCGGTCGCCCTCATCGTCATGATCGTGCCCTGGGACGAACTCCCGGAGCCGACGGATGTCGCCTCCGCCCCGTTCACCTACGTCTTCGAGCTCTTCGGCCTGCCCGGTGCGGCGACCGTCATGCAGCTCATCATCTTCACCGCGGTGCTGTCCGTGCTGAACTCCGGGCTGTACTCGGCGTCCCGCATGCTCGCCGCGATGGGGGACCAGGGTTTCGCGCCGAAGGCCGTCACCGTGCGCAACAGGCGCGGTGTGCCGCTGGTGGCGCTGGTGGCGTCCACCGTCGGTGGTGTCGCCGCGACCATCGTGAACTTCGCGTTCCCGGACACCGGCATCTTCGACTTCATCATGAACTCCTCGGGCCTGGTGGCGCTGTTCGTGTACGTCATCATCGCGCTGACGCACTGGAACATGCGCCGGAAGATGACCCCGGCGGAGGTTGGTGCGCTGGAGATGAAGGCGCCGCTGTACCCGTGGGTGAACCTCCTGCTCATCGCCGGTGTCATCGCCGTGTTCATCGTGATGGTGGTGCAGGAGTCCAGCCGCACCCAGGTGTGGACCAGCCTCATCGCCACCGGTGTGGTGGTGGTGCTGTGGCCGCTGGTGAAGCGGAACCTGGCGACGCGACGGGACGGACAGGGCGACGCCCGGTAG
- a CDS encoding aldehyde dehydrogenase family protein yields the protein MTVTPIASTASPVYRAIDVTTGDILSEYPFATDADITEIVDAAATAFTVWRDVPLLDRIAVVRRIADLFEARAGELALIITEEMGKPLIEARDEAEFSAAIFRYNADHAEEHLADQLLDDAEDSTSWYQKLPVGVVLGVMPWNYPYYQIARFAAPNLLVGNTVLLKHTESVPRSALVTEEIIRTALRDCGFPATGYTNLFATHSQISDIIVDPRVQGVSLTGSERAGAAIAAQAGAALKKAVLELGGSDPYVVLSSADPRAQARAALSQRLENTGQVCNGNKRLIVMADIYEDFVDEIVARAAEYTPADPRLETTGSVAFAADPGTTTPTFGPLSSFAAADRLIDQINRAVDAGATLHTGGTRVTGGEFAAGAYVWPTVLTDVPVGSDIYYEEMFGPVVQVFRVSSDEEALALANNTRFGLGSTVFAGEPGRAEAFAVKVEAGMTGANMTPPEVEYLPFGGVKCSGYGRELGVVGMDEFVNRRLYSVKK from the coding sequence ATGACCGTCACACCGATCGCCTCCACGGCGTCCCCCGTCTACCGTGCCATCGACGTCACCACCGGTGACATCCTCTCCGAGTACCCTTTCGCCACCGACGCCGACATCACGGAGATCGTGGACGCCGCAGCCACCGCCTTCACCGTCTGGCGCGACGTCCCCCTCCTCGACCGCATCGCCGTCGTCCGGCGCATCGCCGACCTCTTCGAGGCCCGCGCCGGAGAACTGGCCCTGATCATCACCGAGGAAATGGGCAAGCCGCTCATCGAGGCCCGCGACGAGGCGGAGTTCTCCGCCGCGATCTTCCGCTACAACGCCGACCATGCCGAAGAGCATCTCGCCGACCAGCTCCTCGACGATGCCGAAGACTCCACCTCCTGGTACCAGAAGCTTCCCGTCGGCGTGGTCCTCGGCGTCATGCCGTGGAACTACCCCTACTACCAGATCGCCCGTTTCGCGGCACCCAACCTGCTGGTCGGCAATACCGTGCTGCTCAAGCACACCGAGAGTGTGCCCAGGTCGGCACTCGTCACCGAGGAGATCATCCGCACCGCACTGCGGGACTGCGGCTTCCCCGCCACCGGCTACACCAACCTCTTCGCCACCCACTCCCAGATCAGCGACATCATCGTCGATCCCCGGGTGCAGGGCGTCTCGCTGACCGGTTCGGAGCGCGCAGGCGCCGCCATCGCCGCCCAGGCCGGTGCCGCACTGAAGAAGGCGGTCCTCGAGCTCGGCGGATCCGACCCCTACGTGGTCCTGTCCAGCGCGGATCCGCGGGCACAGGCCCGGGCCGCGCTGTCCCAGCGGCTGGAGAACACCGGACAGGTGTGCAACGGCAATAAGCGGCTCATCGTCATGGCCGACATCTACGAGGACTTCGTCGACGAGATTGTCGCCCGGGCCGCGGAGTACACCCCCGCAGACCCGCGGCTGGAGACCACCGGGTCGGTGGCCTTCGCCGCCGACCCGGGCACGACCACCCCCACCTTCGGGCCGTTGTCCTCTTTCGCCGCCGCCGACCGGCTCATCGACCAGATCAACCGGGCGGTGGACGCCGGAGCGACCCTGCACACCGGCGGTACCCGCGTGACCGGAGGCGAGTTCGCCGCCGGGGCCTATGTGTGGCCGACCGTGCTCACCGACGTCCCCGTCGGCTCGGACATCTACTACGAGGAGATGTTCGGCCCCGTCGTCCAGGTCTTCCGCGTCTCCTCCGACGAGGAGGCCCTGGCACTGGCGAACAACACCCGCTTCGGGCTGGGCTCCACCGTCTTCGCCGGGGAACCGGGCCGCGCCGAAGCTTTCGCCGTGAAGGTCGAGGCCGGGATGACCGGGGCGAACATGACCCCGCCGGAGGTGGAGTACCTCCCCTTCGGCGGAGTGAAGTGCTCCGGCTACGGCCGCGAGCTCGGTGTGGTGGGCATGGACGAGTTCGTCAACCGGCGGCTCTACTCCGTGAAGAAGTAG
- a CDS encoding carbohydrate kinase: MSSKFPAVHMVLTGACGSGQAAVAEHLSRLTGMAVADADTFHPATARRKIATGQNLCSADLTGQLHRMRDWIADRAVSGTSTIVICPPLSRASRDLLREAEGVAALTGQDATRLVFIELVTPGKAGPAPLEADEYGTSVDASGHPEDVAELVLDTVARMRSVRLVGTGSPSISDRLIAQAREAAEQ; this comes from the coding sequence ATGTCTTCGAAGTTCCCGGCCGTGCACATGGTTCTCACCGGTGCGTGCGGCTCCGGACAGGCGGCGGTCGCCGAGCACCTGTCCCGACTCACCGGTATGGCCGTCGCCGATGCCGACACGTTCCACCCGGCCACGGCCCGGCGCAAGATCGCCACCGGCCAGAATCTCTGCTCCGCCGACCTCACCGGACAGCTGCACCGGATGCGCGACTGGATCGCCGACCGCGCGGTCTCCGGCACCTCCACCATCGTCATCTGCCCGCCGCTGAGCCGGGCGAGCCGCGACCTCCTCCGCGAGGCCGAGGGGGTCGCCGCTCTCACCGGGCAGGACGCCACCCGTCTCGTCTTCATCGAACTGGTCACCCCGGGGAAGGCCGGCCCCGCACCACTGGAGGCCGACGAGTACGGCACGTCGGTGGACGCGTCGGGGCACCCCGAGGATGTCGCTGAACTGGTACTGGACACCGTCGCCCGGATGAGGTCGGTCCGTCTGGTCGGCACCGGGTCCCCCAGCATCTCGGACCGTCTCATTGCCCAGGCCCGCGAGGCCGCCGAGCAGTAG
- a CDS encoding MFS transporter produces MTATVTSPPATGRSLAAAAYIFAVVMMGTTLPTPLYPTMSGAFGFGSAATTVLFAVYAVGVVAGLVIFGRLSDTLGRRPVLAVALVLSLVSAVMFLAAGLPTDGSGVDATGGSTAGLVLMYVGRVLSGFAAGIFTGTGTVTVMENAPAGRATLAAAVATAANIGGLGLGVLVAGCVAELADNPLTWPFITHAVMLAVAALLLPGVRDGVVRPARTERTRCGGWLPRPQVPGVPAPVRGLFVASVPAVVAGYTVCGVFSSLAPNFMSRELGISSPATVAVVTAALFLASAVAQIVLRGWPDRVLMVLGLVLLVVCALVVILALAVDSLALLLVASVCGGVGQGLTFMTGMRAMTSRVPAAERTAVTTSYFIVGYLALAVPAMLAGFLTVPMGLVGSTTVFSVITVVLSMVGLGFVRRF; encoded by the coding sequence GTGACCGCCACCGTAACCTCCCCTCCGGCCACCGGACGTTCTCTCGCCGCCGCGGCGTACATCTTCGCCGTCGTCATGATGGGCACCACCCTGCCGACGCCGCTCTACCCGACGATGTCGGGCGCCTTCGGCTTCGGCTCCGCGGCGACGACGGTCCTGTTCGCGGTCTACGCGGTCGGCGTGGTCGCCGGACTCGTCATCTTCGGCCGCCTCTCCGACACGCTCGGACGTCGGCCCGTCCTCGCGGTGGCACTGGTCCTGTCGCTCGTGTCGGCGGTGATGTTCCTCGCGGCGGGGCTGCCCACCGATGGTTCCGGGGTGGACGCCACGGGCGGGTCGACGGCCGGGCTGGTCCTCATGTACGTCGGCCGGGTGCTCTCGGGCTTCGCTGCGGGGATCTTCACCGGCACCGGCACCGTGACCGTGATGGAGAACGCCCCGGCGGGTCGCGCCACCCTGGCCGCGGCGGTGGCGACAGCGGCGAACATCGGCGGGCTGGGACTGGGTGTGCTGGTGGCCGGCTGTGTCGCTGAGCTGGCCGACAATCCACTGACCTGGCCGTTCATCACCCACGCGGTGATGCTGGCGGTCGCCGCGCTGCTGTTGCCCGGGGTGCGGGACGGGGTGGTGCGTCCTGCCCGGACAGAGCGGACCCGGTGCGGTGGGTGGCTTCCCCGGCCGCAGGTCCCGGGTGTGCCCGCCCCGGTCCGCGGACTGTTCGTGGCGTCCGTCCCGGCGGTGGTCGCCGGCTACACGGTGTGCGGCGTGTTCTCCTCGCTGGCCCCGAACTTCATGAGCCGTGAACTGGGCATCTCCTCGCCGGCGACGGTCGCGGTGGTGACCGCGGCACTGTTCCTCGCGTCCGCGGTCGCGCAGATCGTGCTGCGTGGCTGGCCCGACCGGGTGCTCATGGTACTGGGCCTGGTCCTGCTGGTGGTGTGCGCCCTGGTGGTGATCCTCGCCCTGGCCGTGGATTCCCTGGCGCTGCTGCTCGTGGCCTCGGTGTGCGGTGGCGTGGGGCAGGGGCTGACATTCATGACCGGGATGCGGGCGATGACCTCACGGGTACCGGCGGCGGAACGGACCGCCGTGACGACCTCCTACTTCATCGTCGGCTACCTGGCGTTGGCGGTGCCCGCGATGCTCGCCGGGTTCCTCACCGTGCCGATGGGCCTCGTCGGCTCGACGACGGTCTTCTCCGTGATCACCGTGGTGCTGAGCATGGTGGGGCTGGGGTTCGTCCGGCGGTTCTGA